In Bacillus toyonensis BCT-7112, a single window of DNA contains:
- a CDS encoding GNAT family N-acetyltransferase, whose amino-acid sequence MIELEIRVDRLREEEIGDIVALSSYIGWDYSREEIETIFNAGIVYGVWNERKKLIASAAIILYGEKVASIGMVIVHPDYKGRGIGKAITHSCMNSVSARTPIMLIATDEGKYLYEKLGFRVVSYVSKYICNSYNTNYKCARNEEYMMDYEEGDLEEIIKIDEYAFGTNRKEFLKKRMMQSEQCTVVKDKEQNILGYGLSIQTPENKILGPVVAKNDEMAINIVHYLAKGHNGKLRIDVPEVKKDFVKELEVTGFKKVNTPPIMMKNSDQFLKRNGELYSIAAQIFG is encoded by the coding sequence ATGATTGAATTGGAAATTAGGGTGGATCGTCTTAGGGAAGAAGAAATAGGCGATATTGTAGCATTATCTTCTTATATTGGTTGGGATTATAGCAGAGAAGAAATTGAAACGATTTTTAACGCAGGCATTGTATACGGCGTGTGGAATGAGAGAAAGAAACTTATTGCTAGCGCGGCAATAATATTATATGGGGAGAAAGTAGCGTCTATCGGAATGGTAATTGTACATCCAGATTATAAGGGAAGAGGAATTGGAAAGGCGATAACGCATTCATGCATGAATAGCGTATCAGCTCGAACACCAATTATGCTTATTGCTACAGATGAAGGGAAGTATTTATACGAAAAGCTAGGATTTAGGGTGGTAAGCTATGTTTCTAAATACATATGTAACTCGTACAATACGAATTATAAATGTGCAAGAAATGAAGAATATATGATGGATTATGAAGAGGGTGATTTAGAAGAAATAATAAAAATAGATGAATATGCGTTTGGAACAAATAGAAAAGAGTTTTTAAAGAAAAGAATGATGCAAAGTGAACAGTGCACTGTTGTGAAGGATAAGGAACAAAATATACTAGGATATGGTTTGAGTATACAAACGCCGGAAAATAAAATATTAGGACCGGTAGTTGCTAAAAATGATGAGATGGCAATAAATATTGTTCATTATTTAGCAAAAGGGCATAATGGGAAATTAAGAATAGATGTACCAGAAGTAAAGAAAGATTTTGTGAAAGAATTAGAGGTTACTGGTTTTAAAAAGGTGAATACACCACCAATTATGATGAAAAATAGTGATCAATTTTTGAAAAGAAATGGAGAACTATATAGTATTGCAGCACAAATTTTTGGGTAA
- a CDS encoding cysteine hydrolase family protein translates to MKQALLIIDAQQELIDGNEQENEVFRKTELLATLNTAVQKAIDSNALIVFVRDIDVASGSGVGFEVHNQIQVPQSAILINKAATNSFYGTSLLELLKEEKINHIVIGGCKTEHCIDTAVRTATVQGFDVTLIKNGHSTTDSNVLSAEQIIGHHNKILHGHYNVDHFSMVRDIEEDLFQPTHDQYRD, encoded by the coding sequence ATGAAACAAGCACTATTAATTATCGATGCTCAACAAGAATTAATTGATGGAAATGAGCAAGAAAATGAAGTTTTTCGTAAAACTGAGTTATTAGCTACACTAAATACAGCTGTACAGAAAGCAATTGATTCAAATGCCCTTATTGTTTTCGTAAGAGATATCGATGTTGCTTCTGGTAGCGGCGTGGGATTTGAAGTACATAATCAAATTCAAGTACCTCAGTCTGCAATCCTTATTAATAAAGCAGCAACGAATTCATTCTATGGCACTTCTTTACTTGAACTTTTAAAAGAAGAAAAAATTAATCATATTGTGATAGGTGGATGTAAAACTGAACATTGTATTGACACAGCTGTTAGGACAGCAACTGTACAAGGATTTGACGTTACATTAATTAAAAACGGTCATTCCACAACTGATTCTAACGTATTGTCTGCAGAGCAAATTATTGGTCATCACAATAAAATTTTACACGGTCATTATAACGTTGATCATTTTTCTATGGTGAGAGATATCGAGGAAGACCTCTTCCAACCAACTCACGACCAATATCGTGATTAA
- a CDS encoding DUF6123 family protein, with protein MQTVEDYLSFLHTKGFKLSEEAQGFIMFGQGYTGASDGIVNAAIEATIKHQLQFDGSYFVALLERLKEEEITDKKSAKAFMRKLQA; from the coding sequence ATGCAAACAGTAGAAGATTATCTTTCATTCTTACATACGAAAGGATTTAAATTATCAGAGGAAGCACAAGGGTTTATTATGTTCGGGCAAGGATATACTGGTGCATCTGATGGAATTGTGAACGCAGCAATAGAAGCGACAATTAAACATCAATTACAGTTTGATGGCAGTTATTTTGTTGCGTTATTAGAACGATTGAAAGAAGAAGAAATTACAGATAAAAAAAGCGCTAAGGCTTTTATGCGGAAGTTACAAGCGTAA
- a CDS encoding DMT family transporter, producing MKKEWLAPLALLFVSFIWGATFVVVQNAMSFVGPFTFNGLRFLFAGIILLFVQMIFSQKTSKQDIKQSSFAGLIVGFFLCVGYLLQTFGLLYTTSSKAGFLTGLSIVMVPILSFIFLKQKATIFVVLGITVATAGLYLLTAADSFQLNIGDILVLGCAIAFAAHILINGFFSKKISPLLLSTSQVLAVGIFSSICAFLFEDWEKLFSVSLWTNHSFLFALFLTSLFATSIAFFIQTSAQKHTSPTRVAIIFAMEPVFAALTGVLVANEQLSMSAIFGCLCIFLGMIFVELPSKIKKEAQAA from the coding sequence GTGAAAAAAGAGTGGCTTGCTCCTCTCGCTTTATTATTTGTCTCTTTTATTTGGGGAGCTACGTTTGTTGTCGTTCAAAATGCTATGTCTTTCGTTGGTCCATTTACTTTTAATGGCCTTCGCTTTTTATTCGCCGGAATTATTTTATTATTTGTTCAAATGATTTTCTCACAAAAAACTTCGAAACAAGATATAAAGCAGAGTAGTTTTGCCGGATTAATTGTTGGATTCTTTTTATGCGTTGGCTATTTATTACAAACATTCGGCTTACTCTATACAACTTCTTCAAAAGCAGGTTTCTTAACAGGACTAAGCATTGTTATGGTTCCAATCTTATCTTTTATCTTTTTAAAACAAAAGGCTACCATTTTCGTCGTACTCGGTATCACTGTGGCAACAGCCGGTTTATATTTATTAACAGCTGCTGATTCTTTTCAATTAAATATAGGAGATATACTTGTTCTCGGTTGCGCAATCGCATTCGCTGCCCATATTCTCATTAACGGTTTCTTTTCTAAGAAAATATCACCTTTATTACTAAGCACATCTCAAGTATTAGCTGTAGGTATATTTTCTTCTATTTGCGCTTTTTTGTTTGAAGATTGGGAAAAATTATTTTCAGTATCGCTATGGACAAATCATTCCTTTTTATTCGCCCTATTTCTAACTTCCTTATTTGCGACATCCATTGCTTTTTTCATTCAAACATCAGCTCAGAAACATACTTCCCCAACGAGAGTAGCAATTATTTTCGCAATGGAGCCCGTTTTTGCTGCATTAACAGGCGTTCTCGTTGCTAACGAACAACTTTCTATGTCTGCTATTTTCGGATGTCTATGTATTTTTCTAGGCATGATTTTTGTTGAACTACCTTCCAAAATAAAAAAAGAAGCGCAGGCCGCGTGA
- a CDS encoding reverse transcriptase-like protein, giving the protein MIEVYIDGASKGNPGPSGAGVFIKGIQPPVQLSLPLGTMSNHEAEYHALLAALKYCTEHNYNIVSFRTDSQLVERAVEKEYAKNKMFAPLLEEALQYIKSFDLFFIKWIPSSQNKVADELARKAILQN; this is encoded by the coding sequence TTGATTGAAGTGTATATTGATGGTGCATCAAAAGGAAATCCTGGTCCTTCTGGTGCGGGAGTATTTATTAAAGGCATACAGCCACCTGTACAATTATCATTACCACTTGGAACAATGTCCAATCATGAAGCGGAATATCATGCTTTACTTGCAGCATTAAAGTATTGCACGGAGCATAATTATAACATTGTCTCTTTTCGTACAGATTCGCAACTTGTCGAGCGAGCTGTTGAAAAAGAATACGCAAAAAATAAAATGTTTGCACCACTATTAGAGGAAGCACTACAGTACATAAAAAGTTTCGATCTCTTTTTTATTAAGTGGATTCCAAGTAGTCAAAATAAAGTCGCTGATGAATTAGCTAGAAAAGCTATCTTACAAAATTAA
- a CDS encoding aldose 1-epimerase family protein produces the protein MTATIQNEKVIVSISDKGAELQSVRLKEDNTEYLWQGDSTYWGRRAPILFPIVGRLVDNTYYVDGKPYSLTQHGFARDLTFSVKEQSETKITYIVTSNEETLKKYPYEFELLISYEVEEQNIHVTYEVNNPASKEMFFSIGAHPGFNFPLLDGESFTDYHLSFNGSERLETSVLEGPYLSSKKQLIAENTNELPLTYDLFKNDALIFQNMNTNEISIRSHKHNKFVKVEFAGFPFVGVWTSGDNAPFLCIEPWYGIADEINPAKDFKEKKGIQSLQANETFTCRYSITIG, from the coding sequence ATGACAGCAACAATACAAAATGAAAAAGTAATCGTTTCCATTTCTGACAAAGGTGCAGAATTGCAAAGCGTTCGCTTAAAAGAAGATAACACAGAATATTTATGGCAAGGTGATTCTACTTATTGGGGACGTCGCGCACCAATTTTATTCCCAATTGTCGGCCGATTAGTAGATAATACATACTACGTAGATGGTAAACCATATTCTTTAACTCAGCACGGTTTCGCTCGTGATCTTACGTTCTCTGTAAAAGAACAAAGTGAAACAAAAATCACTTATATCGTTACTAGTAATGAAGAAACATTAAAAAAATATCCTTACGAATTTGAACTACTCATTTCTTATGAGGTAGAAGAACAAAATATACATGTTACATATGAAGTAAACAATCCTGCTTCAAAAGAGATGTTCTTCTCAATCGGAGCGCACCCTGGATTCAACTTCCCTCTATTAGACGGCGAATCATTTACAGATTATCATCTATCATTTAACGGTTCTGAACGCTTAGAAACAAGTGTATTAGAAGGACCTTATCTTTCAAGTAAAAAACAATTAATCGCTGAAAATACGAATGAATTGCCACTTACATACGATTTATTCAAAAATGATGCACTTATTTTTCAAAATATGAATACGAATGAAATTTCTATTCGTTCTCATAAACATAATAAATTTGTAAAAGTAGAATTTGCAGGATTTCCATTTGTCGGCGTATGGACATCAGGGGATAACGCACCTTTCTTATGTATTGAACCTTGGTATGGAATCGCTGATGAAATAAATCCAGCAAAAGATTTCAAGGAAAAAAAAGGAATTCAATCTTTACAAGCGAATGAAACATTTACATGCCGTTACAGCATCACAATCGGATAA
- a CDS encoding QueT transporter family protein, translating into MNIRTIVGNGIIAALYIAVSMLIQPFGFTGVQFRISEMFNHLVVFNKKASYGIVLGVFLTNLFFSPMVAYDLVFGVGQSILALVATIISMRFIKGVWARMIFNTVIFTITMFMIAIELHLAFDLPFMWTWLTCAAGEFVVMAIGMPVMYWINKRVQFERFM; encoded by the coding sequence ATGAATATAAGAACAATAGTCGGTAATGGTATTATAGCGGCATTATATATTGCTGTTTCTATGCTTATTCAGCCATTTGGCTTTACAGGTGTACAGTTTCGTATTTCAGAGATGTTTAATCATCTCGTTGTATTTAATAAGAAAGCAAGTTACGGAATTGTATTAGGTGTATTTTTAACGAATCTCTTTTTCTCACCTATGGTCGCTTATGATTTAGTATTTGGAGTAGGGCAATCTATTCTTGCATTAGTTGCAACGATTATTTCTATGCGATTCATTAAAGGTGTTTGGGCTCGTATGATTTTTAATACAGTTATCTTTACGATTACAATGTTTATGATTGCAATTGAACTTCATCTTGCATTTGATTTACCATTTATGTGGACTTGGTTAACATGTGCAGCAGGTGAATTCGTAGTAATGGCGATTGGTATGCCTGTAATGTACTGGATTAATAAGCGAGTACAATTTGAAAGATTTATGTAA
- a CDS encoding ribonuclease H family protein, translating to MKYKIHWLYKTKRGLQTELTTDYMNIEEVLQFAEDFEKTGRAKELLFYDEMDAEWSLKEMKKLSKQVEEEIQEIHVYFDGGYDLQTKEAGVGICVYYKKGNINYRIRRNAYIEGIYDNNEAEYASLLYGINILEELGIKYEAVTLRGDSQVVLQQLAGEWPCYDEHLNHYLDQIERKAKQMKLKLVCEPISRKQNKEAHQLATQALEGTVIDSHKEITE from the coding sequence ATGAAATATAAAATTCATTGGTTATATAAAACAAAACGCGGATTGCAGACGGAATTAACGACAGATTATATGAACATAGAAGAAGTACTTCAATTTGCGGAGGATTTTGAGAAAACAGGAAGAGCGAAAGAACTTTTATTTTACGATGAAATGGATGCAGAATGGTCATTAAAAGAAATGAAGAAGCTGAGTAAACAAGTGGAGGAAGAGATTCAAGAAATACATGTTTATTTTGATGGTGGGTATGATCTTCAGACGAAAGAAGCTGGAGTAGGTATATGTGTGTATTATAAAAAAGGAAATATAAACTACCGAATTCGCCGCAACGCATATATAGAAGGTATATATGATAATAATGAAGCCGAATATGCATCATTATTATACGGTATAAATATACTCGAAGAATTAGGGATTAAGTATGAAGCAGTTACGCTTCGTGGAGACTCTCAAGTTGTACTGCAGCAATTGGCTGGAGAATGGCCTTGCTATGATGAGCATTTAAATCATTACTTAGATCAAATTGAACGAAAGGCGAAGCAAATGAAATTAAAGCTTGTATGTGAGCCAATATCTAGAAAACAAAATAAAGAAGCACATCAATTAGCAACGCAAGCATTAGAAGGGACAGTCATTGATAGTCATAAAGAAATAACCGAATAG
- a CDS encoding zinc-finger domain-containing protein, whose product MDKKQLITEVNDLLETYCEGCFLREHNRKTNSKYYAHSFCIRQCTVGETLKKYGEQLS is encoded by the coding sequence GTGGATAAAAAGCAACTCATTACAGAGGTAAATGACTTATTAGAAACGTATTGTGAAGGATGTTTTTTACGAGAACATAATCGGAAAACGAATAGTAAATATTATGCCCATTCATTTTGTATTAGGCAATGTACAGTTGGAGAAACGTTGAAAAAATATGGAGAACAGTTGTCATAA
- a CDS encoding DUF2564 family protein, which translates to MGSEVNDFEEVKFRVETAQKMVGSATISMDPDTLEHATTAVEAARSQLEIMKSVATDLDEPFLMNEEKKLSKCEHQLHEAKH; encoded by the coding sequence ATGGGTTCAGAAGTAAATGATTTTGAAGAAGTGAAATTCCGTGTAGAAACAGCACAAAAAATGGTAGGTTCTGCAACAATTTCAATGGATCCAGACACACTGGAGCATGCCACTACTGCAGTAGAAGCAGCTCGCTCTCAACTTGAGATTATGAAATCTGTTGCAACAGATTTAGATGAGCCATTTTTAATGAATGAGGAAAAGAAATTAAGTAAGTGCGAGCATCAATTACATGAAGCGAAGCACTAA
- the cspB gene encoding cold shock-like protein CspB, producing MQGKVKWFNNEKGFGFIEMDGADDVFVHFSAIQGDGYKALEEGQEVSFDITEGNRGPQAANVVKL from the coding sequence ATGCAAGGAAAAGTAAAATGGTTTAACAACGAAAAAGGTTTTGGATTTATCGAAATGGACGGCGCTGACGATGTATTCGTACATTTCTCGGCTATTCAAGGTGACGGCTACAAAGCTTTAGAAGAAGGTCAAGAAGTATCTTTCGATATCACTGAAGGAAACCGTGGACCTCAAGCTGCTAACGTAGTAAAACTTTAA
- a CDS encoding YqcI/YcgG family protein, producing MNESYLLDNEGMRMRTDIPNWVAKEFQNFSSVVLDATFPCYFGLTALKKNELRYSFLSHNDWSHLPHTMLSFLELMKERPIVRRGFFLFVEPECEEQSLEYYRDYFWKVLQYLHEHDNQTWPQQVPEDPNHYLWEFSFGGEPIFAFGNAPAYKQRKTRHLGNSLVIGFQPRTIFDGLEGDRPKGAYSRQMVRERVEKWDQLPKHPNISHYGDPDHREWKQYFIGDDIEPIKEKCPFHHKVEK from the coding sequence ATGAACGAGTCGTACTTATTAGATAATGAAGGAATGAGAATGAGAACGGATATACCGAATTGGGTTGCAAAAGAATTTCAAAATTTTTCAAGCGTCGTGTTAGATGCAACTTTCCCATGTTATTTCGGTTTAACAGCGTTGAAAAAGAATGAACTTCGTTATTCATTTCTTTCTCATAATGATTGGAGTCATTTGCCACATACAATGTTATCTTTTTTAGAGTTAATGAAAGAGCGACCGATTGTAAGAAGAGGCTTTTTTCTTTTTGTGGAACCGGAATGTGAAGAACAATCACTTGAATATTATCGTGATTACTTTTGGAAAGTACTACAGTATTTACATGAACACGATAATCAAACATGGCCGCAGCAAGTTCCTGAAGATCCAAATCATTATTTATGGGAATTTTCATTCGGTGGTGAACCGATATTTGCATTTGGGAATGCACCGGCTTATAAACAGAGAAAGACTAGGCATTTAGGAAATTCACTCGTTATTGGATTTCAGCCACGTACCATTTTCGATGGATTAGAAGGTGATCGTCCCAAAGGGGCGTATTCAAGACAAATGGTTCGTGAACGAGTTGAAAAGTGGGATCAGCTGCCGAAACATCCTAACATTAGTCATTACGGTGATCCTGACCATCGAGAATGGAAACAATATTTTATTGGAGACGATATTGAGCCAATAAAAGAGAAATGTCCTTTTCATCATAAGGTAGAGAAATAA
- a CDS encoding LysE family transporter produces the protein MFGAIIQQIVLGISLAAPVGPINIEMLKRGIERGFWHAWVVGIGGMTADILFMLLIYFGLSSVFMYTYVQAFMYCTGFFLLFYLGFQSVKQGISHSNMEYKKEEVGGLKQSFMAGFLIAISNPLNLVFWFGIYGSTLSSLLTKVTKQEAFLYSLCIIVGIILWNLNIAFSVHFGRTLLKQKALGYITAGAGIILVGYSIHFAYKALQLFT, from the coding sequence ATGTTTGGAGCAATTATACAGCAAATTGTATTAGGTATTTCATTAGCGGCACCAGTAGGTCCAATTAATATTGAAATGTTAAAACGAGGAATTGAACGCGGGTTTTGGCATGCGTGGGTTGTTGGAATTGGTGGAATGACTGCAGATATTTTGTTTATGCTTCTCATTTATTTCGGTTTATCTTCTGTGTTTATGTATACATACGTACAAGCTTTTATGTACTGCACGGGGTTTTTCTTATTATTTTATTTAGGATTTCAAAGTGTAAAACAAGGAATTTCCCACTCGAATATGGAATATAAAAAAGAAGAGGTAGGTGGCCTTAAACAATCGTTTATGGCAGGATTTTTAATTGCTATATCCAATCCATTAAATCTTGTTTTTTGGTTTGGTATATATGGAAGCACACTTAGCTCATTGCTTACGAAGGTAACGAAACAAGAAGCTTTCTTGTACAGTCTATGCATTATTGTTGGTATTATTTTATGGAATTTAAATATTGCTTTTTCTGTACATTTTGGAAGGACTTTATTAAAACAGAAAGCACTTGGCTACATAACAGCCGGAGCAGGTATTATTTTAGTAGGATATTCTATCCATTTTGCATACAAAGCTTTACAGTTGTTCACATAA
- a CDS encoding sterol desaturase family protein, translated as MKRVGKEFFLQHDIVIMYSILFIFIIILKMQFFTWIGMLACLFGIVFYTLNEYMTHRFLFHLKPPKNVFLLKMLRRLHYDHHVYPDDLKLLFLPVWFSVPSFTIYLLISYGITKSVTVTLSFGIGMIIMLLVYEWKRYIAHKPIRPVTKFGRWLKKQHILHHYKNEKFWFGVSNPVFDFIFGTLKDGKDVELSTTSFLTRKKCVRVFVRIGLIIGVGCTKPIRI; from the coding sequence ATGAAGAGAGTAGGGAAAGAGTTCTTTTTACAGCATGATATTGTTATTATGTATAGTATTTTATTTATTTTCATCATTATTTTAAAAATGCAATTTTTCACATGGATCGGTATGTTAGCGTGTCTGTTTGGTATTGTTTTTTATACGCTTAACGAATATATGACCCATCGTTTTTTATTCCATTTAAAGCCGCCTAAAAACGTATTTTTATTAAAAATGTTAAGAAGATTACATTATGATCATCACGTATACCCAGATGATTTGAAACTTTTATTTTTGCCTGTATGGTTTAGTGTACCTAGCTTTACTATATATTTACTTATATCATATGGTATTACAAAAAGTGTTACCGTTACACTTTCATTTGGAATCGGAATGATTATCATGCTCCTTGTTTATGAATGGAAACGTTATATTGCACATAAGCCGATTCGTCCCGTCACTAAGTTTGGAAGGTGGCTAAAAAAACAGCATATATTACACCATTATAAAAACGAAAAGTTTTGGTTTGGTGTTTCAAATCCAGTATTCGATTTTATATTTGGAACGCTTAAAGATGGAAAAGACGTTGAATTAAGCACCACTTCTTTCTTAACGAGGAAAAAATGTGTACGGGTATTTGTTAGAATCGGGCTAATAATCGGTGTGGGGTGTACGAAACCCATACGGATTTAA
- a CDS encoding DUF485 domain-containing protein, whose translation MKRDDTSARKLQNEVNYTEVVQSEEFQLLLNTKKKFIVPMSIFFFSFFIALPILTSYSKVLNTPAFGDVTWAWVFAFAQFIMTWSLCMIYSKKAQSFDEISRKILQDMQKGRS comes from the coding sequence ATGAAACGAGATGATACGTCAGCACGTAAGTTGCAAAATGAAGTGAATTATACAGAGGTTGTTCAGTCAGAAGAATTTCAATTGTTATTAAATACGAAGAAGAAGTTTATCGTTCCAATGAGTATTTTCTTTTTCAGTTTTTTTATTGCGCTACCTATTTTAACATCGTATTCGAAAGTGCTTAATACACCAGCATTCGGTGATGTGACATGGGCATGGGTATTTGCTTTTGCGCAATTTATTATGACATGGTCATTATGTATGATTTATAGTAAGAAAGCTCAATCCTTTGATGAAATTTCGCGGAAAATTCTACAAGATATGCAAAAAGGGAGGAGTTGA
- a CDS encoding solute symporter family protein — protein MNTTAFALFLIIVLGTLVITYFASKKTKNASEFYTAGGGLTGWQNGLAIAGDYMSAASFLGIAGAIALTGFDGFFYSIGFLVAYLVVLYLVAEPLRNLGKYTLADMIAARFDAKKVRGIAALNTMTISIFYMIAQLVGAGALIKLLLGIEYTTAVLIVGTLMTVYVIFGGMTATSWVQIVKAVLLMAGTFIISVIVFAKFNFSVTEMFAQMKTATPLKDSFLNPGVKYKDGLDTLSLNLGLVLGTAGLPHILVRFFTVRDAKTARQSVVYATWLIGAFYIMTIFLGFGAAAFVGNEAIIKANPAGNMAAPLLAKALGGDFLFAFVSAIAFATILAVVAGLVLTAASAFAHDFYNEIIRKGKSTEKEQVSMARYASIGVAVVSIILALFAQTLNVAFLVSLAFAVAASANLPVILFTIYWKRFNTTGAISGMVVGLVSAIVLVALSPNVWNPVAGKAIFVGEALFPYTTPGIISIPLGFLAAYLGTIFSSKKEDVAKFDEILVKSNTGHGISDASSH, from the coding sequence TTGAATACTACTGCGTTTGCACTATTTTTAATTATTGTTCTTGGTACGCTCGTCATAACCTATTTTGCATCGAAAAAAACGAAAAATGCGAGTGAGTTTTATACGGCTGGAGGGGGATTAACGGGTTGGCAAAATGGTCTGGCCATTGCTGGGGATTATATGTCTGCTGCGTCATTCCTCGGTATTGCTGGAGCGATAGCGTTAACTGGATTTGATGGATTTTTTTATAGTATTGGATTTTTAGTTGCGTATTTAGTTGTATTATACCTAGTTGCAGAACCGCTTAGAAATTTAGGGAAGTACACATTGGCAGATATGATTGCAGCGCGTTTTGATGCGAAAAAAGTTCGCGGTATTGCTGCCCTGAATACGATGACAATTTCAATTTTTTATATGATTGCCCAATTAGTCGGTGCGGGTGCACTTATTAAATTATTATTAGGAATAGAATATACGACAGCAGTTTTAATCGTTGGCACATTAATGACAGTGTACGTTATTTTTGGTGGTATGACTGCTACGAGTTGGGTACAAATTGTTAAGGCTGTATTACTAATGGCTGGTACATTTATTATTTCTGTTATCGTTTTTGCAAAATTTAATTTTAGTGTGACTGAAATGTTTGCTCAAATGAAAACAGCTACACCATTAAAAGATTCGTTTTTAAATCCAGGAGTAAAGTATAAAGATGGTCTTGATACACTGTCTTTAAATTTAGGACTAGTCCTTGGTACAGCTGGATTACCACATATTCTTGTGCGCTTTTTTACAGTGCGAGATGCAAAAACGGCACGTCAATCTGTTGTGTATGCGACATGGTTAATTGGCGCATTTTATATTATGACAATTTTCTTAGGGTTTGGAGCAGCAGCGTTTGTAGGAAATGAGGCAATTATTAAAGCAAATCCAGCTGGTAATATGGCAGCACCTTTATTAGCTAAAGCATTAGGTGGGGACTTCTTATTTGCATTCGTATCAGCCATTGCCTTTGCAACCATTTTAGCTGTAGTAGCAGGACTTGTATTAACAGCAGCATCAGCATTTGCGCATGATTTTTATAACGAGATTATCCGTAAAGGAAAGTCTACGGAAAAAGAGCAAGTGTCAATGGCTCGTTATGCTTCGATTGGAGTAGCTGTAGTATCTATTATACTTGCGTTATTTGCGCAAACCTTAAACGTAGCATTTTTAGTTTCATTAGCATTTGCAGTCGCGGCTAGTGCAAACTTACCAGTTATATTATTTACAATCTATTGGAAGCGTTTTAATACAACGGGTGCCATTTCTGGTATGGTCGTTGGACTCGTATCAGCAATTGTTCTTGTAGCGTTAAGTCCAAACGTCTGGAACCCTGTAGCTGGAAAAGCTATTTTTGTTGGAGAAGCCTTATTCCCATATACGACACCTGGCATTATTTCGATTCCGCTTGGTTTCCTAGCAGCATATTTAGGAACTATTTTCTCTAGTAAGAAAGAAGATGTAGCGAAGTTTGATGAAATTCTTGTGAAATCGAATACTGGTCATGGTATTAGCGACGCATCTTCACATTAA